In Oryza sativa Japonica Group chromosome 3, ASM3414082v1, one DNA window encodes the following:
- the LOC107276312 gene encoding probable calcium-binding protein CML17, with the protein MWQQLVMASIDRGLAVSVSSLLIISRGVRAVSRALVRLALLLVHVVDEDDDYRYCAAAAAGDAVVQPPRLRCCERCADRIRGGEDDDAAAAARLSRHDVTAVVASLGLVAADEDDEEGDHQEPCGACEEVAELAESKMAGEGELRPAGGVPRVFDRDGDGYVSAAELRSVLRRLGMEEGARHGDCVRMIAAHDGDGDGRISFQEFRAMMENAA; encoded by the coding sequence ATGTGGCAGCAGCTGGTGATGGCGTCGATCGATCGCGGTCTCGCCGTGTCGGTGTCGTCTCTCCTGATCATTAGCAGAGGCGTGCGCGCCGTGTCTCGCGCGCTCGTTCGCCTCGCGCTCCTCCTCGTGCAcgtcgtcgacgaggacgacgactaTCGCTACTGCGCGGCCGCTGCTGCTGGCGACGCCGTCGTCCAGCCTCCGCGGCTGCGTTGTTGCGAGCGGTGCGCTGACCGGATAAGGGGCGGCGAGGAcgatgacgccgccgccgcggcgcggctgTCTCGCCACGACGTCACGGCGGTCGTGGCGAGCCTCggcctggtcgccgccgacgaggatgaTGAGGAAGGCGATCATCAGGAGCCGTGCGGCGCGTGCGAGGAGGTGGCAGAGCTGGCGGAGAGCAAGATGGCCGGGGAGGGCGAGCTGCGGCCTGCGGGAGGCGTTCCGCGCGTGTTCGACCGCGACGGGGACGGGTACGTGAGCGCGGCGGAGCTGCGGAGCGTGCTGCGGAGGCTGGGCATGGAGGAGGGCGCGCGGCACGGCGACTGCGTCAGGATGATCGCGgcgcacgacggcgacggcgacggccggatCAGCTTCCAAGAGTTCAGGGCCATGATGGAGAACGCGGCTTAG